One window of Streptomyces sp. FIT100 genomic DNA carries:
- a CDS encoding DUF5667 domain-containing protein, whose amino-acid sequence MIANVSAHRRANAFAQALEDQTLRGAAAEQPEDSAEPAEQGRLLALANGLGELPKPELDPEVKVVQRAQLVAAMEAMFREGTAPEGGASRGPTVPDQRRTSGRGAHRASPLRKLRPRSRWSKGIAAGGLTVGVAAGAFGGVAAASSDALPGDSLYGLKRGMEDLKLGMADDDADRGGLYLDQASTRLSEARRLMERGRAGELDHESLGEVRRALTAVRHDAGEGHRLLHQAYERDGSLGPIATLSSFSRSHRDMWNGLRDRLPQQLTDVSDEVNSVFDAIDQEVRPLQSLLPATPEKGSDGPQQPGSSPGSSSSSSGSFGTDHPSASAPAAGSTVPGSQPHPSGSGAAEDDGLLGGNTGGLLDPPQNSASPSLPVGQGTAAPTPDITIPPLLPGLLPGFGIDTHDDNDD is encoded by the coding sequence GTGATCGCGAACGTTTCGGCACACCGGCGGGCGAACGCCTTCGCCCAGGCCCTGGAGGATCAGACGCTCCGGGGCGCGGCGGCCGAGCAGCCCGAGGATTCGGCCGAACCGGCCGAACAGGGGCGGCTGTTGGCCCTGGCGAACGGCCTCGGTGAGCTGCCGAAGCCCGAGTTGGACCCCGAGGTCAAAGTGGTGCAGCGAGCCCAGCTCGTCGCCGCCATGGAGGCCATGTTCCGCGAGGGCACGGCCCCTGAAGGGGGTGCGTCCCGGGGCCCCACCGTCCCGGACCAACGACGCACCTCCGGCCGCGGCGCCCACCGGGCGTCCCCGCTCCGGAAACTGCGCCCGCGTTCCCGCTGGTCCAAGGGCATCGCTGCCGGCGGGCTCACCGTGGGCGTGGCCGCGGGGGCCTTCGGCGGGGTGGCCGCCGCCAGTTCGGACGCGCTCCCGGGTGACTCGCTCTACGGGCTGAAGCGGGGCATGGAGGACCTCAAGCTCGGCATGGCCGACGACGACGCGGACCGTGGCGGGCTCTACCTCGACCAGGCGTCGACCAGGCTCAGCGAGGCCCGCAGACTCATGGAGCGCGGCCGGGCCGGCGAGCTGGACCACGAGTCGCTCGGCGAGGTCCGGCGCGCCCTGACCGCGGTGCGCCACGACGCCGGCGAGGGCCACCGGCTGCTCCACCAGGCGTACGAACGGGACGGCTCGCTCGGCCCCATCGCGACCCTGTCCTCGTTCTCCCGCTCCCACCGAGACATGTGGAACGGGCTGCGGGACCGGCTCCCGCAGCAGCTCACCGACGTCAGCGACGAGGTGAACTCGGTCTTCGACGCCATAGACCAGGAGGTCCGGCCGCTCCAGTCGCTGCTGCCCGCCACTCCCGAGAAGGGGAGCGACGGCCCACAGCAGCCCGGCTCGTCCCCCGGGAGCTCCAGCAGCTCATCCGGTTCGTTCGGTACGGACCACCCGTCGGCGTCCGCGCCGGCGGCGGGCAGCACGGTCCCCGGCAGTCAGCCCCACCCGTCCGGCTCGGGCGCGGCGGAGGACGACGGTCTGCTCGGAGGCAACACGGGCGGCCTGCTCGACCCGCCGCAGAACAGCGCGTCGCCGTCGCTCCCGGTCGGCCAGGGCACAGCGGCCCCCACGCCGGACATCACGATCCCGCCGCTGCTGCCGGGGCTGCTCCCCGGCTTCGGAATCGATACGCACGACGACAACGACGACTAG
- a CDS encoding ECF subfamily RNA polymerase sigma factor, BldN family has translation MYPHVGVDASGLATLRATVLDHLRGFVPTAYAVPAFAAPSPAALGPAGPCYALADGGAAVGRRGGRAGTSTTARRPSADSDSARMMELVERAQAGEAEAFGRLYDQYSDTVYRYIYYRVGGKATAEDLTSETFLRALRRISTFTWQGRDFGAWLVTIARNLVADHFKSSRFRLEVTTGEMLDANEVERSPEDSVLESLSNAALLEAVRKLNPQQQECVTLRFLQGLSVAETARVMGKNEGAIKTLQYRAVRTLARLLPDDAR, from the coding sequence GTGTACCCACACGTCGGGGTTGACGCCTCGGGCCTGGCTACGCTGCGCGCAACGGTCCTCGACCACTTGCGCGGCTTCGTCCCCACCGCGTACGCCGTCCCCGCTTTCGCCGCGCCGAGCCCTGCCGCCCTCGGCCCTGCCGGCCCCTGCTACGCCCTGGCGGACGGCGGCGCGGCAGTGGGAAGACGGGGTGGCCGCGCGGGCACCTCGACCACCGCCCGCCGACCGAGCGCGGACAGCGACAGCGCCCGCATGATGGAGCTCGTCGAGCGCGCCCAGGCGGGCGAGGCCGAGGCCTTCGGCCGCCTCTACGACCAGTACAGCGACACGGTCTACCGCTACATCTACTACCGCGTCGGCGGTAAGGCGACGGCGGAGGATCTCACCAGTGAGACCTTCCTGCGCGCCCTGCGCCGCATCTCCACCTTCACCTGGCAGGGCCGCGACTTCGGAGCGTGGCTGGTCACCATCGCCCGCAATCTGGTCGCCGACCATTTCAAGTCGAGCCGTTTCCGACTGGAAGTGACCACCGGCGAGATGCTCGACGCCAACGAGGTCGAGCGCAGCCCCGAGGATTCGGTGCTCGAGTCGCTCTCGAACGCGGCGCTGCTGGAGGCCGTCCGCAAGCTCAATCCGCAGCAGCAGGAATGCGTCACGCTGCGCTTCCTGCAAGGGCTGTCGGTGGCCGAGACCGCCCGAGTGATGGGCAAGAACGAAGGTGCGATCAAGACCCTGCAATACCGTGCCGTCCGAACTCTGGCGAGACTTCTCCCCGACGATGCCCGCTGA
- a CDS encoding HAD family phosphatase, which produces MAALGWLTPRRRSATARSVLAGEAAAEAARKTSMQFDAEAEDRDAGEAKKKEPDFPVVGDVRAAAFFDLDNTVMQGAAIFHFGRGLYKRKFFQRRELARFAWQQTWFRLAGVEDPDHMQDVRESALSIVKGHRVSELMSIGEEIYDEYMADRIWPGTRALAQAHLDAGQKVWLVTAAPVETATIIARRLGLTGALGTVAESVDGVYTGKLVGEPLHGPAKAEAVRALAAAENLDLARCAAYSDSHNDIPMLSLVGHPYAINPDTKLRKHARERDWRLRDYRTGRKAAKVGIPAAAGVGALAGGTAAAVALHRRRR; this is translated from the coding sequence ATGGCCGCACTGGGATGGCTCACCCCCCGTAGGCGCTCCGCCACCGCCCGGAGCGTCCTCGCCGGCGAGGCCGCCGCCGAGGCAGCCCGCAAGACCTCGATGCAGTTCGACGCCGAGGCCGAGGACCGGGACGCCGGCGAGGCGAAGAAGAAGGAGCCGGACTTCCCCGTCGTCGGGGACGTCCGGGCCGCAGCCTTCTTCGACCTCGACAACACCGTCATGCAGGGCGCCGCGATCTTCCACTTCGGACGGGGCCTGTACAAGCGGAAGTTCTTCCAGCGCCGCGAGCTGGCGAGGTTCGCCTGGCAGCAGACCTGGTTCCGGCTCGCCGGCGTCGAGGACCCGGACCACATGCAGGACGTCCGCGAGTCCGCCCTCTCCATCGTCAAGGGACACCGCGTCTCCGAGCTGATGTCCATCGGCGAGGAGATCTACGACGAGTACATGGCCGACCGCATCTGGCCCGGCACACGCGCCCTCGCCCAGGCCCACCTCGACGCGGGCCAGAAGGTCTGGCTGGTCACCGCGGCACCCGTCGAGACCGCGACCATCATCGCCCGCAGGCTCGGCCTGACCGGTGCGCTCGGCACCGTGGCCGAGTCGGTCGACGGCGTCTACACCGGCAAGCTCGTCGGGGAGCCGCTGCACGGCCCGGCGAAGGCCGAGGCGGTGCGCGCCCTGGCGGCGGCCGAGAACCTGGACCTGGCCCGCTGCGCGGCGTACAGCGACTCGCACAACGACATCCCGATGCTCTCCCTGGTCGGGCATCCGTACGCGATCAATCCGGACACCAAGCTGCGCAAGCACGCGCGGGAGCGCGACTGGCGGCTGCGCGACTACCGCACCGGCCGCAAGGCGGCCAAGGTCGGCATCCCGGCCGCCGCGGGCGTGGGCGCACTGGCGGGCGGCACTGCCGCGGCAGTGGCCCTGCACCGCCGCCGCCGCTGA
- a CDS encoding glutaredoxin family protein → MSPLLRRTKKKAGERVVTLIGKPGCHLCDDARAVIEEVCAETGAAWEEKDITQDEELHKAYWEQIPVVLVDGEQHTFWRVDAGRLRRELMA, encoded by the coding sequence ATGAGTCCTCTGCTGCGGCGCACGAAGAAGAAGGCCGGCGAACGGGTCGTGACCTTGATCGGAAAGCCCGGGTGTCATCTCTGCGACGACGCCCGGGCCGTGATCGAGGAGGTGTGCGCCGAGACCGGCGCCGCGTGGGAGGAGAAGGACATCACCCAGGACGAGGAACTGCACAAGGCCTACTGGGAGCAGATTCCGGTCGTCCTGGTGGATGGTGAACAGCACACCTTCTGGCGCGTCGACGCAGGCCGGCTGCGCCGCGAGCTCATGGCCTGA
- a CDS encoding redox-sensing transcriptional repressor Rex encodes MATGRTHRPATRSRGIPEATVARLPLYLRALTALSERSVPTVSSEELAAAAGVNSAKLRKDFSYLGSYGTRGVGYDVEYLVYQISRELGLTQDWPVVIVGIGNLGAALANYGGFASRGFRVAALIDADPAMAGKPVAGIPVQHTDELEKIISDNGVSIGVIATPAGAAQQVCERLVAAGVTSILNFAPTVLSVPDGVDVRKVDLSIELQILAFHEQRKAGEESEADAALPPVGAPGAGSATAAAVATGSGVSAAAPAAAPAAAGATTAAPAAAAGTGTGAGAAAAASAGAGRKGPDGDVPAVMPA; translated from the coding sequence GTGGCAACTGGCCGAACTCACCGACCGGCGACTCGTAGCCGAGGAATCCCCGAGGCCACCGTCGCCCGGCTTCCGCTGTATCTGCGCGCACTGACCGCGCTGTCGGAGCGTTCCGTGCCGACGGTCTCCTCCGAGGAGCTCGCGGCCGCGGCCGGGGTCAACTCCGCGAAGCTGCGGAAGGACTTCTCGTACCTCGGCTCGTACGGCACCCGGGGCGTCGGCTACGACGTCGAGTACCTCGTCTACCAGATCTCCCGCGAACTCGGCCTCACCCAGGACTGGCCGGTCGTGATCGTCGGTATCGGTAACCTCGGCGCCGCGCTCGCCAACTACGGCGGCTTCGCCTCCCGCGGCTTCCGCGTCGCCGCGCTGATCGACGCCGACCCGGCGATGGCGGGCAAGCCCGTCGCGGGGATCCCGGTCCAGCACACGGACGAGCTGGAGAAGATCATCTCGGACAACGGCGTCTCCATCGGGGTCATCGCGACCCCCGCCGGAGCCGCCCAGCAGGTGTGCGAGCGGCTGGTCGCCGCCGGTGTCACCTCCATCCTCAACTTCGCGCCGACCGTGCTGTCGGTCCCGGACGGCGTCGACGTCCGCAAGGTCGACCTCTCTATCGAGCTGCAGATCCTCGCCTTCCACGAGCAGCGCAAGGCCGGCGAGGAGTCGGAGGCGGACGCCGCCCTGCCGCCGGTGGGAGCACCCGGCGCCGGCTCGGCCACGGCTGCCGCCGTGGCCACGGGCTCGGGCGTCTCCGCCGCGGCCCCTGCGGCCGCGCCCGCGGCCGCCGGTGCCACGACGGCCGCGCCCGCGGCCGCCGCAGGAACCGGAACCGGTGCGGGAGCCGCCGCTGCCGCGAGTGCGGGCGCCGGCCGGAAAGGACCCGACGGGGACGTCCCCGCCGTGATGCCGGCATGA
- a CDS encoding glutamyl-tRNA reductase: MSLLVVGLSHRSAPVSVLERASLTADTQTKLLQDTLAAEPAAEAAVLATCNRIELYADVDKFHAGVAELSTLLAQHSGVGLEELTPYLYVHYEDRAVHHLFSVACGLDSMVVGEGQILGQIKDTLALGQDQHTAGRLLNDLFQQALRVGKRAHSETGIDRAGQSLVTFGLEQLSQGLPVDEWARGKRALVIGAGSMSSLAAATLARAGVAEVVVANRTQARADRLVQILTEAGAAGVASRAVSMDAIGAELTRVDIVVSCTGATGLVLTGQAVAEAVPGGREALGAAEAALAEAAAHEGSDQAGITEDAEIIARLAGFDRVAENPAVLADPADDGCPVGLDDRASGAAVDADDMGLHGAWVENAAADRRGAPGRRTVPASAGDTGPVRLALLDLAMPRDIDAAVHRIPGVRLVDIESLAEASADAPMAADVDQVRTIVSDEVAAFGAAQRAAHITPTVVALRTMAADVVAGEVARLEGRLPDLDEKQRAEITQTVRRVVDKLLHAPTVRIKQLAAEPGGAGYADALRTLFDLDPETVASVSRADLNDADVKNRGRV, from the coding sequence ATGAGCCTCCTCGTCGTCGGACTGAGTCACCGCAGCGCCCCGGTCAGCGTGCTGGAGCGGGCGTCGCTGACCGCTGACACCCAGACCAAGCTGCTTCAGGACACGCTCGCCGCGGAGCCCGCGGCCGAGGCGGCCGTCCTCGCCACCTGCAACCGCATCGAGCTGTACGCCGACGTCGACAAGTTCCACGCCGGTGTCGCCGAGCTGTCCACGCTGCTCGCCCAGCACAGCGGCGTCGGGCTGGAGGAACTCACTCCGTATCTGTACGTGCACTACGAGGACCGGGCCGTCCACCACCTCTTCTCGGTGGCCTGCGGCCTCGACTCGATGGTCGTCGGCGAGGGCCAGATCCTCGGCCAGATCAAGGACACGCTCGCGCTCGGGCAGGACCAGCACACCGCGGGCCGGCTGCTGAACGACCTCTTCCAGCAGGCGCTGCGGGTCGGCAAGCGCGCCCACAGCGAGACCGGGATCGACCGGGCGGGACAGTCGCTCGTCACCTTCGGCCTGGAGCAGCTCTCTCAGGGCCTGCCGGTGGACGAGTGGGCACGCGGCAAGCGGGCGCTGGTCATCGGCGCCGGTTCGATGTCCTCGCTCGCCGCGGCCACGCTCGCGCGCGCCGGGGTCGCCGAGGTCGTCGTCGCCAACCGTACGCAGGCCCGTGCGGACCGGCTCGTGCAGATCCTGACCGAGGCGGGCGCCGCCGGGGTCGCCTCGCGTGCCGTGTCCATGGACGCGATCGGCGCGGAACTGACACGAGTCGACATCGTGGTGTCCTGCACCGGTGCGACCGGGCTCGTCCTGACCGGCCAGGCCGTGGCGGAGGCCGTGCCCGGCGGCCGGGAGGCGCTCGGCGCCGCGGAGGCGGCCCTGGCCGAAGCGGCCGCCCACGAGGGCTCGGACCAGGCCGGCATCACCGAGGACGCCGAGATCATCGCGCGGCTCGCCGGATTCGACCGCGTGGCCGAGAACCCCGCCGTGCTCGCCGACCCCGCCGACGACGGCTGCCCGGTCGGGCTCGACGACAGGGCATCGGGAGCCGCGGTCGACGCGGACGACATGGGCCTGCACGGCGCCTGGGTGGAGAACGCGGCGGCCGACCGCCGCGGCGCCCCCGGGCGGCGTACGGTCCCCGCTTCCGCGGGGGACACGGGACCGGTGCGCCTCGCTCTGCTCGACCTGGCCATGCCCCGTGACATCGACGCCGCCGTGCACCGGATCCCCGGCGTCCGGCTCGTCGACATCGAGTCGCTCGCCGAGGCGTCCGCGGACGCCCCGATGGCCGCCGACGTCGACCAGGTGCGCACGATCGTCTCCGACGAGGTCGCCGCATTCGGCGCCGCGCAGCGCGCCGCCCACATCACGCCGACCGTCGTCGCGCTGCGCACGATGGCCGCCGATGTGGTGGCGGGCGAGGTCGCGCGGCTCGAGGGCCGGCTTCCGGACCTGGACGAGAAGCAGCGCGCCGAGATCACCCAGACCGTGCGCCGTGTGGTCGACAAGCTGCTGCACGCGCCCACGGTCCGGATCAAGCAGCTCGCGGCCGAGCCGGGCGGCGCCGGGTACGCGGACGCGCTGCGGACACTCTTCGACCTCGACCCGGAGACGGTCGCATCCGTCAGCCGGGCCGACCTGAACGACGCCGACGTCAAGAACCGAGGGCGGGTATGA
- the hemC gene encoding hydroxymethylbilane synthase, with translation MTERAEKALRLGTRRSKLAMAQSGRVAEAVTRATGRPVELVEITTYGDTSREHLAQIGGTGVFVTALRDALVAGEVDFAVHSLKDLPTTQPAELVLAAIPRREDPRDVLVARDGLTLDRLPHGARVGTGSPRRMAQLNAYARSHGLQIETVPIRGNIDTRVGYVRNGELDAVVLAAAGLNRIGRTEDVTDFLSVDAVLPAPGQGALAVECLSADAELTAALAELDDPHTRAAVIAERSLLAALEAGCSAPVGALADLLADGQVVHEMRLRGVVGTTDGSTLVQLSTTGPVPTSHDDAVALGRELATEMLAKGAAGLMGERAL, from the coding sequence ATGACCGAGAGGGCCGAGAAGGCTTTGAGGCTGGGGACCAGGCGCAGCAAGCTCGCCATGGCCCAGTCCGGGCGTGTGGCGGAGGCGGTGACCCGGGCCACCGGCCGTCCCGTCGAGCTCGTCGAGATCACCACGTACGGTGACACCTCCCGGGAGCACCTGGCGCAGATCGGCGGCACCGGGGTGTTCGTCACCGCGCTGCGCGACGCGCTCGTCGCCGGTGAGGTGGACTTCGCGGTGCACTCGCTGAAGGACCTGCCGACCACGCAGCCCGCCGAGTTGGTGCTGGCCGCGATTCCGCGCCGCGAGGACCCGCGTGACGTGCTCGTCGCCCGGGACGGCCTGACGCTCGACCGGCTGCCGCACGGCGCCCGGGTCGGCACCGGCTCGCCGCGGCGGATGGCCCAGCTGAACGCGTACGCGCGCTCGCACGGGCTGCAGATCGAGACCGTCCCGATCCGCGGGAACATCGACACCCGCGTCGGATACGTCCGCAACGGGGAGCTGGACGCCGTGGTGCTTGCCGCGGCCGGGCTGAACCGTATCGGCAGGACCGAGGACGTGACCGACTTCCTGTCGGTCGACGCGGTGCTGCCCGCCCCCGGCCAGGGGGCACTGGCGGTGGAGTGTCTTTCGGCCGATGCCGAGCTCACCGCTGCGCTCGCCGAGCTCGACGACCCGCACACCCGGGCCGCCGTGATCGCCGAGCGCTCCCTGCTCGCCGCCCTGGAGGCCGGCTGCAGCGCACCTGTGGGTGCGCTGGCCGACCTGCTGGCCGACGGACAGGTTGTTCATGAGATGCGCCTGCGGGGTGTCGTCGGTACGACCGACGGCTCTACGTTGGTGCAGCTGTCCACCACCGGTCCCGTACCCACGTCGCACGACGACGCGGTGGCGCTCGGACGCGAACTCGCGACCGAGATGCTCGCCAAGGGTGCGGCCGGTCTTATGGGGGAGCGAGCACTTTGA
- a CDS encoding bifunctional uroporphyrinogen-III C-methyltransferase/uroporphyrinogen-III synthase — protein MSPTTTATSASSAFSASGHVTFLGAGPGDPGLLTLRAVEALAGADVLIAEPDVLEVVRGHARAGVSTPELTVVDDVSTPVGVPVLRDATNLVMEAARGGKRVVRAVGGDPGLDGNAGQEMLACAAEGIPFEVVPGVATVVGVPAYAGVPLRDAQGTDVRFIDARTADDRCWTEVGASDGTVVVSTTLDAVAAAAGELVSAGRKPDTPLTVTVAGTTTRQRTWTATLGTIAQIFKQTKVLPSPEGHRPAIAVVGERSAAAQREQLAWFESKPLFGWKVLVPRTKEQAASLSDQLRSYGAVPHEVPTIAVEPPRTPQQMERAVKGLVTGRYEWIAFTSVNAVKAVREKFEEYGLDARAFAGIKVAAVGEQTAKALVEFGVKPDLVPSGEQSAAGLLEDWPPYDPVFDPIDRVFLPRADIATETLVAGLIELGWEVDDVTAYRTVRASPPPAETREAIKGGGFDAVLFTSSSTVRNLVGIAGKPHNVTVIACIGPATAKTAEEHGLRVDVLSPEPSVHKLAEALADFGARRRDAALESGDPVTRPSERRPGARRRRTT, from the coding sequence TTGAGCCCCACCACCACTGCCACCTCTGCCTCTTCCGCGTTCTCCGCATCAGGGCACGTCACCTTCCTCGGCGCCGGTCCCGGCGACCCGGGGCTGCTGACGCTGCGCGCCGTGGAGGCGCTGGCGGGCGCGGACGTGCTGATCGCCGAGCCCGATGTCCTCGAGGTCGTGCGCGGCCATGCGCGGGCCGGCGTGAGCACGCCTGAGCTGACGGTAGTTGACGACGTGTCAACGCCCGTCGGGGTCCCTGTGTTGAGGGACGCGACCAATCTTGTCATGGAGGCCGCACGGGGCGGCAAGCGGGTCGTCCGTGCGGTGGGCGGTGATCCCGGTCTGGACGGCAACGCAGGTCAGGAGATGCTCGCCTGCGCGGCGGAGGGCATTCCGTTCGAGGTCGTGCCCGGTGTCGCCACCGTTGTGGGCGTGCCCGCGTACGCGGGTGTGCCGCTGCGCGACGCGCAGGGCACCGATGTGCGCTTCATCGACGCCCGGACCGCCGACGACCGGTGCTGGACCGAGGTCGGGGCGTCGGACGGCACGGTCGTCGTGTCGACCACGCTGGACGCGGTGGCGGCCGCGGCGGGTGAGCTGGTGTCCGCCGGACGCAAGCCCGACACCCCGCTGACGGTGACCGTCGCCGGTACGACGACGCGGCAGCGGACGTGGACGGCGACGCTCGGGACGATCGCGCAGATCTTCAAGCAGACGAAGGTGCTGCCGTCGCCCGAGGGCCACCGGCCCGCCATAGCCGTGGTCGGCGAGCGCAGCGCCGCGGCTCAGCGTGAGCAGCTCGCGTGGTTCGAGTCCAAGCCGCTGTTCGGCTGGAAGGTGCTCGTGCCGCGCACGAAGGAGCAGGCGGCGTCGCTCTCCGACCAGCTTCGGTCGTACGGTGCGGTGCCGCACGAGGTGCCGACGATCGCCGTCGAGCCGCCGCGGACGCCGCAGCAGATGGAGCGCGCGGTCAAGGGGCTCGTCACGGGCCGCTACGAGTGGATCGCCTTCACGTCCGTCAACGCCGTCAAGGCGGTGCGGGAGAAGTTCGAGGAGTACGGGCTCGACGCGCGGGCGTTCGCCGGCATCAAGGTCGCGGCGGTGGGCGAGCAGACCGCGAAGGCGCTGGTCGAGTTCGGTGTGAAGCCGGACCTGGTGCCGAGCGGGGAGCAGAGCGCCGCCGGACTCCTGGAGGACTGGCCTCCGTACGACCCGGTCTTCGACCCGATCGACCGGGTGTTCCTGCCGCGGGCCGACATCGCCACGGAGACGCTGGTGGCGGGGCTCATCGAGCTCGGCTGGGAGGTCGACGACGTCACCGCCTACCGGACCGTACGGGCGTCGCCGCCACCGGCGGAGACGCGTGAGGCGATCAAGGGCGGCGGTTTCGACGCCGTTCTCTTCACGTCGTCCTCGACGGTGCGCAACCTGGTGGGTATCGCCGGGAAGCCGCACAACGTGACCGTGATCGCGTGCATCGGCCCGGCGACCGCCAAGACCGCGGAGGAGCACGGGCTGCGGGTGGACGTGCTGTCCCCCGAGCCCTCGGTGCACAAGCTGGCGGAGGCCCTGGCGGACTTCGGCGCCCGCCGCCGTGACGCGGCGCTCGAATCGGGCGACCCGGTCACCCGCCCCAGCGAGCGCAGGCCGGGCGCCCGGAGACGCCGCACCACGTAG
- a CDS encoding LAETG motif-containing sortase-dependent surface protein, which produces MSRWALRAPHKEWTGKQVWDRYYKAFTEGTFKYKWSNGQDIYTYTVGGVDFSKQPKRNMNPVTFRTEQRYKPRTVGFAVDTIADDPHKEGYLMFGGNSAGRSQGGTPTPTPTPTPTDTGKPTEKPTPTPTDPAPTPSEPPATTRPEDPDGDLADTGSSTPVGLIAGIAAAAVVAGSGLVWWRRRRANAES; this is translated from the coding sequence GTGAGCCGCTGGGCGCTGCGCGCCCCCCACAAGGAGTGGACCGGCAAGCAGGTCTGGGACCGCTACTACAAGGCGTTCACCGAAGGCACCTTCAAGTACAAGTGGTCCAACGGTCAGGACATCTACACCTACACCGTCGGCGGCGTCGACTTCTCCAAGCAGCCCAAGCGCAACATGAACCCCGTCACGTTCCGGACCGAACAGCGCTACAAGCCCCGCACCGTCGGCTTCGCCGTCGACACGATCGCCGACGACCCCCACAAGGAGGGCTACCTGATGTTCGGCGGCAACAGCGCCGGACGCTCCCAGGGCGGCACTCCCACGCCCACACCGACCCCGACCCCGACGGACACCGGGAAGCCCACCGAGAAGCCCACCCCGACGCCGACGGACCCGGCACCGACGCCCAGCGAGCCCCCCGCCACCACCCGGCCGGAGGACCCTGACGGCGACCTCGCCGACACCGGCAGCAGCACCCCGGTCGGCCTGATCGCAGGCATCGCCGCCGCGGCCGTCGTGGCCGGCAGCGGCCTGGTCTGGTGGCGCCGCCGCCGGGCGAACGCCGAGAGCTGA
- a CDS encoding transposase, with translation MCGVLFRVVVMKVVVRVKLLPTPAQAAALEATLRACNRAAEHVSRFAYESGVKDRNQLQKAVYTDIKDVFSLSAQPAVRVVKKVVDAYAALSAQMEGGLLGRPAPKRYRKATGHPIGFRPQAAQPFDDRCLSWQTDARTVSIWTVDGRMRGVRYTGQAGQLKALAEYRKGESDLVQRGGKWYLLATCEIPEPEVAEPVDFIGVDRGITNLATTSDGANYQGRRLGRYRRWQARKRAELQRKNTRSATRRAARRSRKEQRHATHANHKISKEIVSVAQRTGRGIAVEELDGIRDRVRLRRDQRGTLSSWPFHQLGQHLAYKAKRVGVAFIEVDAAYTSQRCPRCGHTERANRPTRDHFSCRQCGLAGPADHVAGINVRNRARSAWVLVTAPVPNTA, from the coding sequence GTGTGCGGGGTGCTGTTTAGGGTCGTGGTCATGAAGGTGGTCGTGCGGGTGAAGCTCCTGCCGACACCCGCGCAGGCGGCGGCGTTGGAGGCCACTCTGCGTGCCTGCAATCGGGCCGCCGAGCACGTCTCACGCTTCGCGTACGAGTCAGGCGTCAAGGACCGTAACCAGCTCCAGAAGGCCGTCTACACCGACATCAAGGACGTGTTCAGCCTGTCGGCGCAGCCCGCGGTGCGGGTGGTCAAGAAGGTCGTCGATGCTTACGCGGCGCTGTCCGCCCAGATGGAGGGCGGGCTGCTGGGCCGTCCGGCCCCGAAGCGGTACCGCAAGGCGACCGGGCACCCGATCGGTTTCCGGCCTCAGGCGGCGCAGCCGTTCGACGACCGGTGTCTTTCCTGGCAGACGGATGCGCGGACGGTGTCGATCTGGACGGTCGACGGGCGGATGCGCGGCGTGCGCTATACCGGGCAGGCCGGTCAGCTGAAGGCGCTCGCCGAGTACCGCAAGGGCGAGTCTGACCTGGTCCAGCGTGGCGGCAAGTGGTATTTGCTCGCCACCTGTGAGATCCCGGAGCCGGAGGTGGCCGAGCCGGTGGACTTCATCGGCGTGGACCGTGGGATCACCAATCTCGCCACCACCTCGGACGGCGCCAACTACCAAGGCCGCCGCCTGGGCCGCTATCGGCGCTGGCAGGCCCGCAAACGCGCCGAACTCCAACGGAAGAACACCCGGTCCGCCACCCGCCGTGCGGCCCGGCGGTCCCGGAAGGAGCAGCGTCATGCCACGCACGCGAATCACAAGATCAGCAAGGAGATCGTGTCCGTTGCGCAACGCACCGGTCGCGGGATCGCCGTCGAGGAGCTCGACGGGATCCGGGACCGGGTACGGCTTCGACGTGACCAGCGGGGCACGCTCTCCTCCTGGCCGTTCCACCAGCTCGGACAGCACCTGGCCTACAAAGCGAAACGGGTCGGAGTGGCGTTCATCGAGGTGGATGCGGCGTACACCTCGCAGCGCTGTCCGCGCTGCGGGCACACCGAGCGGGCTAACCGGCCCACTCGGGACCACTTCTCTTGTCGTCAGTGCGGCCTCGCTGGGCCCGCCGACCACGTCGCCGGGATCAACGTGCGCAACCGCGCACGCTCGGCGTGGGTGCTCGTCACCGCACCCGTCCCGAACACCGCATAG